TCACAGACATGTTCGATTTCATTCTGAATTGggattaatataaatatatatatatatatatatatatatatatatatatatatatatatatatatatatatatatattttttttttttttttttttttttttttttttttacagattccaTCATCAATGTTTGGGGATTTTTAGATTTTATCGTTTTAGTATAGTTGTAAATCCTTCAGATATAACAGAAATAGATGCCAGGCTTGGGGATTGTGTTTTGCACGATCCACAGAAAGCTACGTGTCTTTTTCAGTCGGtgagtttttaattgtttttaaaatccaatgcCTATGAACATTTTAACTATCGTATATCAGGCTTTAAATACTTATTCACTTGTTTTTGTAGGTATGTTTTATATCTATCAAGACCCTGTCATTAATTGAAAAAATCCATACTCAAGCTCAGGTGTGTATAATATTATTTCAGTGTGCTTATTGTAATAGGTTGTAactgttcagttttatttcaggtGAAGCTATTGCATTAATAAAGTAGTGTAAGTTACAGACTCGCATAATTGTAGTTTGTTACATGAAAGAGGGAGGTGTAGTGttttagaaaatacattaatCAAGGTTTACaaggggtgtgggtgtgtgtgtgtgtgtgtgtgtatatatatatatatatatctaatatatatatatatataagatatatattatttaattactgtgaaaaatgggattcgtggcagagtagcaaggtggaagccactgctcactaagaagaacatgaatgctcatctcaggtttgccagaaagcacctgGACGATCCTCAAGAGTTCTTGAACAAtgtctatggacagatgagtcaaaagtggaactttttggccaacatgggccccgttatgtctggcaaaaaccaaacacggcattccacagtaagaacctcataccaacggtcaagcatggtggtggtagtgccatgatttggggatgctttgctgcatcaggacccgAATGACTTGTCAccaggaaccatgaattctgcactgtatcggaattctacaggagaatgtcaggccatccgtccgtgagctgaagctgaagcgcagctgggtcatgcagcaagataatgatccgaaaaacacaagcaagtctgcatcagaatggttgaagaacaagaaatttaaagttttggaatggcctagtcaaagtccagacctaaaccccattgagatgttgtggcaggacctgaaactagcagtttatgctcgaaaacccacaaatgtcactgagttgaagcagttctgcatgaaggagtgggccaaaattcgttcacggtgctgtgagagacttatcgataactacaggaagtgtttggttgcagttattgctgctaaaggtgatgTAACCAGTAATCGAGTccaagggggcgattactttttcagacgggggcattgggtgttgcataactttctttaataaataaatgaaaagtataaaaaatttgtgttatttgttcactcagggtcccttttatctaatataaGATTTTGGTTGAAGACCTGATAACATtaattgtcaaaaatatgcaaaaatgcagaaaatcagacagagcaaatactttttcatggtactctgtgtgtatgtgtgtgtatatgtcaaCACAAACATTCTCAACAAGCCCCTTaccattttacaaaaaaacagtacagcaaAATAATTAGGTACTTGTGAGAATGATGTTGTGATAATAAGAGTTGGAATgtcatttaaaagttaaacaattGGTAACACATTAAGTTAATGTTTTACAAATTTTAATTCTTAAATGACTAAAGTACTACATGCTTCATTATTTCATCATACATGGACAAATAACGTTTTGCTCTGAAGAACTGTAGACTTGTGCAGTACATTACTTGAGGGATAACTACTACTGGGCACATTGAGTGTATGAGCAGATAATTACCAGTAGATAAATCAGAAGGGATTGAAGGATTTTACACTAGAGTGGTAGCCTGTTGTACAAGTACACTGTCTGCTGCCACCTAAGGCAAATAAACTCAATTGCCATCATAATGTGAGTGTACAATTGTTTTGTTGTGCCAGAATACATCCAATGTCTTTAACatggaatgtttttcttttctggtaCTGCCTTTTCTGTTTCAAGGTTAATGTTGTGCTAAAGCTGACACACTTGCCTCCACTGCCAGATTATTACCTTAACTTGTGTGACTTCCCCCATGGTTATGATCACAAGAGGCATTTTATGATGGAGGGGCTGGTGATGGCAATGACGCCAGTGACCAAGTACACACAGGGAGCCCGGTTTCTTTGTACTGAGGATACATGCCCCTATTCATCAGGTAACACAAAGCAAAACCAGACCGACAGTGTCACAGTATAAATACATATCTAGTTGAACTTCAAGTGACAAGGCTTCCATTCACAGCATAGCCTGCCTACTGAATGACTCTGTTGAAGTCAAGAGTGGAAGCAGCACAGCAGCTATTTTTACTACAATCCAGCACTTGTCACATAACTAAGCTGTGTATCTGctgtttttacgcattaaaaaatcagaaatatgcaCTAAGTTTAAATTGAATGCGTaaaaatacacatagcaattttgctgcacagcttgtctaaCTCCCCTtccgcctcccctaaaacttccactaacaactaacTACAACTCAATGTACATCTCAATGATTACAATGTCTATAGTTACTAGGGAACtgtacataacaaaaaacaacccaacaaacatccagtctctggctagccctgttgtctctGCAGTcacaataagaataaaaaaaaaaaaaaaatcgaagctgcacaggttgaagcgtaaacaccccagtccagcaacaaatccaactggaaccaaaTCTTCAGAGGCAACCACTGAAAGAAGGTGCCTAtcatattaaactgttttataacttattaatgcagttccttattttatttatctgtatggtgTTCTATTGAAATTAACATGTTCATTAAtgcataatgttaaaatataagtaacgtaattaatttacagtcagtgtgataccttgaaaaaaatgcaCTGAGCCAATAAAGAATCTTGTAGAACACACACATGGTTGTaaagtagttcaaagtaacattgcaatgtaaggctcttttttaatgtctaccccattaccattaaatattgtacagtacttaTCGAGATTACTCACATATCAAGATTGTTGCACgttgccccccaccccccgaaaATACGTTTTGCTCTCTCACCATATCTGGAGCACTGCTGTCGGTATTGTTCAGTaatttaatgtaatgttattatacttactctttttttaaaattaggatttcagTATATACGAGTGCATGTACCAGGTGCAACAGAATCAGCGACGGTGAGGAATGATTTTACATGTACTTTATGTGGTTCTTCACTCAAGGAAGATGTGAAGTTCAGAGTGCTGGGTGGTAAGAACTTTTCAGATTTTGTGTAGAAGTATGCAAAAACACAGTAATCTAAATAttggtacagcagtaaaaatataTCTTTAGTCACCAGTGTATCTTCTTAGCATTTTCCCATTTGAGCTTGGTCCTCTTTCTCCACTCTTCTCTGTTTTGGGCCAGCTTGATGTTAACTCCAAACACCCTCATGTCTTTTTAGTTGCCAATGTATaggtttataaaaacaacaaagtttACTGCACTATTGTGGCATTGTAACTATAGCATCCAAAATCACAGATCAAGGCTCGCCCTGGATCTGCACAGACTGCTTACATGTTACCCAGCACACATCTGTTCTATAGAACACTgttatttgtttctgtaaaatggATTAAGTTTAaatccttttttcattttgtttttaaaagacaaacagcTAGTGGATGTGATCCACACAAGAGCTATGGATGCACTGAGGGCCCACCTAACCAGTTCTTTTAGGTATCAGTCCACGACAGTGTTTTTAAGAGGTAGGGTTGCCTTATACAGtacagcaaatttaaaaaattggTTGTTTATGAGACTTCTACAGACAGTTGACCCTCCCCCCAAACCCTCAATACTTTATATTGctatttttgcagtttgtttattaAGCACACAACAAAGGCAATTTTCTCATTAAACGATATGTTACCAATGATATGTTACCAATGTTAAAATATAGTGGTCCAGAAACTGCTATTTATACCaggcaaaaataaattaaaggtcTGCATTAATATTTCATGAGCTTCAATAGAGAGCAAACTATTAGAAACATTTTAGATATCAATTAatgtaggcttttttttaatgtgtgcatttgtttttcagatgaACTGTGCCACCAAATGAAAATGGGTGGAATGTACAGAATTATAGGAATCCCAGCTTTTGTACACCAATGGCCAAAGGTTGCATTAAGTGTTGAAGCCAACAGTATTCAGCCTTGGATTCCAAAATGTAAGCAGCACTATTTGTTAtattacatgtattaaatatactTTTCAAATTACTATCACTGTTCCTTTTGAAGTGttatcatttttgtgttttatatcacAATTTAGGTCCAGCATTCATCAGCGATAATTTCCAGAGTCTACTTTCTGTCACTGCCTGCTCTCCTTGGAGATTCTCTGCCATCCTAGCAAATATTTTTGGATCCCATGTAGTTCCTCCAGGCATGTACAACACGCTTAAGCTTTGCCTGTTACTGAGTCTGGTACAGACCTGTGGTGATGAGGGAGAGCCAGGCAACTTCCTTGATCTGTTGACTTTGACCAATGACACACTGATTGTGGATAGGTATAACTAATATATCTGTATTTTGCTGGTTTATCATTTGTATCATAAACCTCACAGACAACACATTTATAAGTTAATTATCCTATCTATAGAATCCAGGAGCTCTTGCTTATTTTCCAGCACTCTACTGCAATCCAGTGCAATAAACAATCAGTGCTGAGTATCTGTGCTCacaatagcaaaataaaaaggttgacaGCAGTACTGTACATGACCTGTTGGGAGCTAGGACAGATATTAGGGCAGCGCACTTGACACATGGCTTAAGCCTTGCTTTACTAAAAGTTGTGTTACTTCTATGACAACTATGGCAGACACTACTATGTCGATGCTACAGTTCAGCAAGTTCAAACCAAACAATTTTGATCCAAAACATTCTGTTTTGTCTTTCAAATTATTTCTAGGCTTTTGATGTACAGCCTTGGTATTGTGGCTCGTGGGACAAGACATCTGGCATCTGGTGATATTTTTGCCACAGTCTCTAAAGATGAGCATGGAACAGGAACTGCAAATGTCCAAGCTGGTTCTGCGCTGCTTGCTACAGGAGGGATCTGTTTTGTAGGAGATCTTTCTTCTTACAAAAAAGATAAGCTTGATCTACTTTACTCTGGTATTTACATGCTGGttcttatcagttttttttttatttttgtctgtatcGAACTACACCAGGGATGGGCAACTGGCAGCTGGGGCCCACATTCGACCTCCCAGACCAAGCCTACACAAGTCTAAAGCTTGTCGAAAGGGGAGGGTTGTGCGCTGTGCACTTGTTTGGGCTACGTGCATGCTGAATGTAAAGGGAATTCCATAAGTTGAATTAGAGACACAAGTTATGTGGGAGGCGCTGCATTGACAAACCAGTGTACAACTCTTCCGCCATTTTATCATACTGTAAGCAAAAGGTAGACAGAAAACAACAAGTATTCAGTTCACAATTAGAGTATGAATATATAACTCTTGACAGGCTTGACACCGTAATGATGATCTGCAGCAGGAGCACTTAGTTTTACACTGTTAATACGCCAAAGTTTTTTCGTAGATATGGTGGCCTTCAACTACCTCAAAGTTGCCCATTCCTGAACTGcaatttgttttaaactaaactttttttataCTAcacttttttcacagaaaaaaaaaaacaaatacatattttataagtttaaacaagaaaaacattacaCAGTGAAGCAAGTGAGGTGGAGtataagatatacagtatatatatttttttatttttttaataagactgTCAGTCGAGCCCTACATACTGTACGTCAGTAAGTTTAAATGAACTGGCCCAAGTTCTGAGCATTGCTTGGTTCAAGTTATGTTTAATAAGCCAATCCACTATTTTTGACATATTCATGATAAAGATACACTATTGTAGttcccgagtgagtaaaaaccatggtttctattattttttttattggaaatctTAACTTAAGTAGGTCTGCCAGCTTTCACAAGGTACAGTGCAGATGCTTTGGCGATGTTGTCTTTTTAAGGCAAGATACTGGAATACAGTATTGTAGTTATTACTAAtcctggttatatatatatattttttcagttttggaaACAAGAACTGCCATCGTATTCATTCCAGGAAAGAAGTATGGGGAAGATGTTGACCAACAGCTGTCTTTTCCAATCAAGTGTAATTTCTGGGCGGTAACGGATAATTGTGCTCCTAGCAAGAGAGCGTTAAAATCAGATGGTGCTGTACTTGGATCAGTGGTATGtcatagatatactgtataacagtAGCAGTGACCCATTAAAATTGTAGATAAACATTATGTGTGGCCAAGACAGGatgcaattcacttttttttcaagGAAGTTATATATTGGTTACATCTATTGCATTGTTATTGGTCCACAGTAGGCCAGCTTTACTACTTTGGGCaccagtgttttcattttttcatatttttttttctaaaaggaaaatgGTTATTAGTTTTATTAAGTGAGGCATAAACAAATTTAATACATGTAGAATAAAGGTAGGCACTGGTCTAACTATTTTTTGCAATAGACTTTTGGGTACCCATGTCTAAAGCATTGTGCATCTAATATAGAAGACTGAAATAACACTATTTGCAAAACTTTTGTAACTATATtgatatcaatatatatatatatatatatatattatatatatatatatatatatatatatatatatatatatatatatataattttttaatattatatattaaaaaatcattttttttaaatagtggaaTGAAATCAGTTTCAAACTGGCTCAGGATTTAACCATGTACtgggtttgttttgttaacaACATATAGAaatggtccttttttaatgttttctctgTTCTGGGCTTTCTAAACATGCTTTGTGAAGACAACAGTGAAATATAAATTCCAAagctttgttttatatgtatttcatTCTGGATCACATTACATGTATACAAGTTAATTAAGCAATACAATTCAATTACTATCAAATTACTTGTGGCATTAATAAAAACGGTACctaaatgtgtgtattttggtATGTGATTCCACAGAATACCATTATTTCTCTCTGGTTTAGGACATTGGCTCTTTTCCTTCTAAAATGAGCAATGCCTTTGGTCTGTTGATCCACTGTCGTGAAGCAGCCTGTGACTATCCAGCCCTAGCGTTAACCCACCACACCCTGCGAGAGGCCCTGAATCCAGGAAAGCCTCTGTACCCAGCATCAACGCAGTTCACAACACAGGATTATGAAGCAGTAACTCTTTCATATTATACCACAGTAGAAGATACAaggatatatgttttttttattttttttgtttaaacattagctgttgttgtttttagcaaCACATCAGTATATAGTATCGTACTTCAATTGATTGGTTTATATCCAACTGCTCACATCCCATTTGAGATGCCgatttcatattttcaatgttagAAAACTCCACAAGCAAAATGTAGCTTTCATATTGACCTGTGACCCAATATGGCTCACTAATATGGTGATGTTATGGTTTTCACTTTAATGATTGTCCAGTGCTCTTTACTGCTTAGCTCATTGCCCTTGCCAGGAGTTTGCAAACAGAGCTGAGTCCGGAAGCTGAAAGTCTAATCCACGGGTATTACATGGCAAGCCGGAGAGTCCGTACTGACCCAGTGCATGGATCAAAGCTATCTGCAGCTTCAGTAAAGCTTTTGTAAGCAGTATACTACAAAATATGCTTGGATCCCTTCAAAGGTTTATCATAGTGAATTTGCATATCGTATGGTCATGGTGGTGGTGGAATTACTCATAGAGTAATGCTCAAACTTGAATTTTGGGTAAATCTCTAGTTGACTAATGTTTTAGCTATTGTCTTCATCAGTGATTTCTCTCAATACTTTTCCTCCAGTTTGCTATTATTTTACAATGCTCTACCACCGTAAACTGTTACAAGGGTTGAAGGTATTGATTTaagtaatattatatttttaaacactttatgGCTTAATAAATgggtaatacaaataatattatgCCAGTGCTGCAGATATCTAAATGCTATGAAAGAAGCAACTGTCCAACAGCTTTTTCTGGCAACTGTTGAAGCTGCTAGTTCAATGTGACATGTTCATCCAGTTGttgaaattaaaatagttttcatgTTATTTCTTGATCTCTTTTGGGGGGGATTGTCTTCTACAACTAGTTACTAGTTTACAAAAATGGTTGACTTGAAAGTTTCTTTGTATTTCATGaacttaatttaaacatttaaccaCTTGGTGGAAGTgctgtgcgcacacacacacacacacacacacacacacacacacacacacacacacacacacacacacacacacacacacacatatatatatatatatatatatatatatatatatatatatatataaaataaaatagattatgagtttttgttgtttgtttattctgttttaatttaactaattctgtttaatatacagtactataaCCTCCATGAGTGGAGCAAAGTCATTCTCTATGTGGTGTGAATATGAAACTACTGGgcctttttaaaacataaaatagattaatataaaaacaagtaaataatgtattttattatatattttttaaaggatgTCGTTGGCAGAAGCCCACGCTAAGCTTAACCTCAGGAGTAGAGTGCTTGAGGAAGATGCTGTTATTGCTGTCCTGCTGTGTGAAAATTCAATCACCTTGAAGCATGGTGGGTTTTACAATCATTTCTTTCTAATTTGAAGTCTGCTTTACATGATTAAATGTTACAGAAGAGTATTGTTTAATCAGTCTGACATCTGTAAATATGTCATCCTTGTTTATAATATGTATCATGATGTTACATAATTGAAGCAAACTTTATTAAGTTATACCTCTCTCTGAACATCTTAGGAGGCTCTGCGCTTGTTTTATCCCCTAATGCTGTATTTCCCTGTGATCTTCATGACCATGAGTCCCTGCACAGAAGAGATGTTAACCTGATGCAACTCCATCAACAGATTTTACAGTTCATATTAACCTATGCACCTGAAGCTACAGCTTACATTACTGAAGAATAAGATGCAAGGCATTGcacttatttttttcagtcaatAACTACACTATGCTCTCAGCTTCATTGTAGAAAATGTTATCCAAGTTATATGTTTGGCATTTTGTGAAAACTTGAGGGCTTATATTACATTCATTTGTATAATTACTTTATCTAATTTTAATAATCTGAATATTACTCACATATATAAAGTAAAAC
This Polyodon spathula isolate WHYD16114869_AA chromosome 3, ASM1765450v1, whole genome shotgun sequence DNA region includes the following protein-coding sequences:
- the mcmdc2 gene encoding minichromosome maintenance domain-containing protein 2, which codes for MAAFILEMKEAVLTYMDRSGGLQKFVEECKEYNGIFYRFSIVVNPSDITEIDARLGDCVLHDPQKATCLFQSVCFISIKTLSLIEKIHTQAQVNVVLKLTHLPPLPDYYLNLCDFPHGYDHKRHFMMEGLVMAMTPVTKYTQGARFLCTEDTCPYSSGFQYIRVHVPGATESATVRNDFTCTLCGSSLKEDVKFRVLGDKQLVDVIHTRAMDALRAHLTSSFRYQSTTVFLRDELCHQMKMGGMYRIIGIPAFVHQWPKVALSVEANSIQPWIPKCPAFISDNFQSLLSVTACSPWRFSAILANIFGSHVVPPGMYNTLKLCLLLSLVQTCGDEGEPGNFLDLLTLTNDTLIVDRLLMYSLGIVARGTRHLASGDIFATVSKDEHGTGTANVQAGSALLATGGICFVGDLSSYKKDKLDLLYSVLETRTAIVFIPGKKYGEDVDQQLSFPIKCNFWAVTDNCAPSKRALKSDGAVLGSVDIGSFPSKMSNAFGLLIHCREAACDYPALALTHHTLREALNPGKPLYPASTQFTTQDYEALIALARSLQTELSPEAESLIHGYYMASRRVRTDPVHGSKLSAASVKLLMSLAEAHAKLNLRSRVLEEDAVIAVLLCENSITLKHGGSALVLSPNAVFPCDLHDHESLHRRDVNLMQLHQQILQFILTYAPEATAYITEE